From the Paenibacillus sp. FSL H8-0548 genome, one window contains:
- a CDS encoding AAC(3) family N-acetyltransferase produces MEEIQGELLTKERLKSDFTKLGVTREMTVIMHSSMKAIGGFVVGGAAAVVLAIEECIGNQGTLVMPTHTSDLSDPANWRYPPVNKSWWDPIRAAMPAFAADLTPCNNMSVINECFRKQNGVVRSNHPQVSFAAWGSRKDTITADHSLAACLGERSPLARIYEADGWVLLLGVDHNKNTSLHLAEYRAEYKTKAELTNGAPILIDGERQWVNFQDIDFESDDFNELGEAFEQETALVRRGKVGGADAMLMPMKELVDFAVKWMEANRGS; encoded by the coding sequence ATGGAAGAAATACAAGGCGAGCTGCTGACAAAGGAACGTTTGAAATCTGATTTTACTAAGCTTGGAGTAACCCGTGAGATGACGGTGATTATGCATTCCTCGATGAAAGCGATTGGCGGCTTCGTCGTTGGAGGAGCTGCTGCTGTCGTTTTAGCGATAGAAGAATGTATAGGCAATCAAGGAACACTTGTCATGCCAACACATACGAGTGATCTTTCAGATCCGGCGAACTGGAGATATCCCCCTGTTAATAAATCGTGGTGGGACCCGATTAGAGCGGCGATGCCCGCATTTGCTGCTGATCTTACTCCTTGCAATAATATGAGTGTCATCAATGAATGCTTTAGAAAACAAAACGGAGTTGTGCGAAGCAACCATCCTCAGGTTTCTTTTGCCGCATGGGGTTCTAGAAAAGATACGATAACCGCTGATCATAGTCTCGCCGCTTGCCTCGGTGAGCGCTCGCCGCTTGCTCGGATTTATGAAGCAGATGGCTGGGTGCTTCTGTTAGGCGTTGACCACAATAAAAACACGTCGCTGCATTTGGCAGAGTACCGTGCAGAGTATAAGACGAAAGCAGAGTTGACTAACGGAGCGCCGATATTGATAGATGGAGAGCGTCAGTGGGTCAATTTTCAAGATATCGATTTTGAATCGGATGATTTTAATGAGCTTGGCGAAGCTTTTGAACAGGAGACAGCGCTTGTTCGCAGAGGTAAAGTGGGCGGTGCGGATGCGATGCTTATGCCGATGAAGGAGTTAGTTGATTTTGCAGTTAAATGGATGGAAGCGAATAGAGGCAGCTAA
- a CDS encoding response regulator transcription factor, translating to MKILLVEDDKTIASGLEYSLQQDHYTTVLCHDAASAKKVLAEELNQFDLCLFDLSLPDGSGYDLCSIVKERSDIPVIFLTAIDDEVNVVMGLDMGADDYITKPFRIRELLSRIKSVLRRYQNQSQTQTKAIIEIENIRINTLEGKVLKHGVEITLTALEYRLLLIFANHIGQILSRSQLLERIWDVAGDFVNDNTLTVYIKRLREKLEDDPQNPTIIKTVRGLGYKVGE from the coding sequence ATGAAAATATTGCTTGTGGAAGATGATAAAACGATAGCATCTGGATTAGAATATTCGCTCCAGCAGGATCACTATACGACCGTTCTTTGCCACGATGCCGCATCCGCGAAAAAGGTGCTTGCAGAAGAGCTGAATCAATTTGATTTATGCTTGTTCGATTTATCGCTGCCAGACGGCAGCGGCTATGATTTGTGCAGCATCGTGAAGGAGCGGAGCGATATTCCAGTCATATTTTTAACGGCGATTGATGATGAGGTCAACGTTGTGATGGGGCTGGATATGGGAGCTGATGATTATATTACGAAGCCCTTTCGAATTCGTGAGCTGCTGTCGCGGATCAAATCGGTTTTGCGCCGTTACCAAAATCAAAGCCAGACACAGACCAAAGCGATCATTGAAATTGAAAATATTCGGATCAATACGCTCGAAGGTAAGGTTCTGAAGCACGGCGTTGAAATAACCTTAACCGCTTTGGAGTATCGCTTATTGCTTATCTTCGCCAATCATATCGGGCAAATTCTTTCAAGAAGCCAGCTATTAGAGCGTATTTGGGATGTGGCGGGAGATTTCGTGAATGACAATACATTAACCGTGTACATAAAAAGGCTGAGGGAAAAGCTGGAGGATGATCCTCAAAATCCAACGATTATAAAAACCGTGCGCGGACTCGGCTATAAGGTCGGTGAATAG
- a CDS encoding ParB/RepB/Spo0J family partition protein codes for MDIIEIVMDLIDEDTDQPRYQFDGDALQELMKSIDEIGLLSPIKVRTTANGRYKIIYGNRRYKASKMLGRPTIPCIVSTVTDEMEIYLEQIAENLTREGFSPIEEAEAFHKLLNDSKFRSSTKFLSGKLGKPEAYIKNKCELLKFSNAVKRLIVSGTEIKKDKLTEDQLLPLKDLPMEHRDPLALIAARDELPVSDVKKIAKLFKDKTISDSTKDKLLFKTGSGLIETWSTHEQNKAERAKPPAEPKAAPPKVEKQTKQDTVGAQSTVSATTIELALQQLASVLPAHSPLSEEMLQSIESIRSSGQVPFIQAVNELVEQLEQNLSDWKMVQKLASDKLQTVASVD; via the coding sequence ATGGACATTATTGAAATTGTTATGGATTTGATTGATGAGGATACGGATCAGCCGCGGTATCAGTTTGACGGGGACGCGCTGCAGGAGCTAATGAAGAGCATTGATGAGATTGGTCTGCTTTCACCGATCAAAGTAAGAACGACTGCTAATGGCCGCTACAAAATCATATATGGCAATCGCCGCTATAAGGCAAGCAAAATGCTCGGACGACCTACGATTCCATGTATCGTCTCGACCGTTACGGACGAAATGGAAATCTATTTGGAGCAAATCGCCGAAAATCTTACGCGTGAAGGCTTCTCTCCCATTGAAGAAGCTGAGGCATTCCATAAGCTGCTGAACGATTCTAAGTTTAGAAGCTCTACTAAGTTTCTGTCAGGCAAGCTCGGAAAGCCCGAAGCCTATATTAAAAACAAATGCGAGCTGCTCAAATTCAGCAATGCGGTGAAGAGACTCATCGTGAGCGGCACCGAAATTAAGAAGGATAAGCTGACAGAAGACCAGCTTCTGCCTCTGAAGGACTTGCCGATGGAGCATCGTGATCCGCTGGCGCTTATCGCAGCTAGAGACGAGCTTCCGGTAAGCGATGTGAAGAAGATCGCCAAGCTCTTTAAGGATAAGACCATTTCGGACAGCACGAAAGACAAGCTGTTATTCAAAACAGGAAGCGGCCTTATTGAAACCTGGTCGACCCACGAGCAGAACAAGGCAGAACGCGCCAAGCCGCCAGCTGAACCAAAAGCTGCCCCTCCAAAAGTTGAGAAACAAACAAAACAAGATACAGTCGGCGCGCAGTCGACGGTATCAGCTACCACCATCGAGCTTGCCCTTCAGCAGCTCGCTTCGGTTCTTCCCGCTCATAGTCCCTTGTCAGAGGAGATGCTGCAATCTATTGAATCCATCCGATCAAGCGGGCAGGTACCTTTCATTCAAGCTGTCAACGAGCTGGTCGAACAGCTCGAGCAAAATTTGTCCGATTGGAAAATGGTTCAAAAGCTAGCCAGCGACAAATTGCAAACGGTCGCCTCCGTAGATTAA
- a CDS encoding FtsX-like permease family protein, whose protein sequence is MNIVNKLTLRQLKQNKRRTLVTIIGVIISVAMITAVATIAVSFMGLFQRQTIADEGEWHVLYKDVNKGQLEAVKNDEATKTVVISRDFGYAPLEGSQNDNKPYLFIKEYSASGFEQFPIELSQGRLPQAADEVIISDHILSNAKVDYEIGDTLTLDVGDRVSEDGSQLLTQVDRLRTQDEDTETFTVKQTASYTIVGMIKRPVWEPTWAPGYTVVTYIDESLLEADDKVNAAVVLKKVKSSLFEHGEALAKANGIESISFNNNLLRYYGVTGNDGLRSTLYSLSAIIMTIIIVGSVSLIYNAFAISVSERSRHLGMLSSVGATNRQKKNSVFFEGMIIGLISIPLGIVCGLIGIGITFWFINAAIQGALGISEKLLLTVTPYSIVVACAVSMLTIFISTYLPARKASKISAIDAIRQTTDIKLTGKAVKTSKLIRKLFGIEAEIGLKNLKRNKRRYQATVFSLVISIVLFLAVSYFTDSLKKSLELSQDGVNYDIQVSIGSEASQAEEQLMSSIASLNDVTEFSLMKEMAMSSWINEAAIADELHERAKQEIDLLKNGKLLYYIGIHALDEKSLRTYAEAVGTDYKQLMNPDNLAAIVIDTIPYEDMEAEKYVETKAIHAKVGQSLDVHYNNEETGEETAASKVKIAALTDQFPMGVYAAGIGGLNIIVSEAVLDQLLNDDGSYRTNYFLKSTNPLATQQEIEEMKLSNFYISNLYQYRKQEEQMIMLMSVFTYGFILLITAISIANIFNTISTSITLRKREFAMLKSVGMTPKGFNKMINYESVFYGIKSLMYGLPISIVVMYLIHKSLMNSFRYSFVLPWESLIYVIVAVFIMVSSAMLYASSKVKKENIIDALKQESI, encoded by the coding sequence ATGAATATTGTAAACAAGCTTACGTTAAGACAATTAAAGCAAAATAAAAGAAGAACACTCGTTACGATCATCGGAGTCATTATTTCCGTGGCTATGATTACGGCGGTTGCCACGATTGCTGTATCCTTTATGGGATTATTTCAAAGGCAAACGATCGCAGACGAAGGCGAATGGCATGTGCTCTACAAGGATGTAAATAAAGGGCAGCTTGAAGCGGTTAAAAACGATGAGGCAACCAAAACCGTTGTCATCTCCAGGGATTTTGGTTATGCGCCTCTCGAAGGCAGTCAAAATGATAACAAACCGTACTTGTTTATTAAAGAGTATAGTGCTTCAGGCTTTGAGCAGTTTCCGATTGAGCTCAGCCAGGGTCGGCTGCCGCAGGCTGCAGATGAGGTCATTATTTCGGATCATATTTTATCAAATGCCAAGGTGGACTATGAGATCGGCGATACATTAACGCTTGATGTCGGAGACCGCGTCTCAGAAGATGGAAGTCAATTATTGACTCAAGTAGATCGGTTGCGCACGCAGGATGAGGATACCGAAACCTTTACGGTTAAACAAACGGCAAGCTATACCATTGTAGGCATGATCAAACGTCCTGTATGGGAACCGACATGGGCGCCAGGCTATACGGTCGTTACCTATATAGACGAAAGCTTGCTAGAGGCAGACGATAAGGTCAACGCAGCGGTCGTATTAAAAAAAGTGAAAAGCTCCTTATTTGAGCATGGGGAAGCTTTGGCGAAGGCAAACGGTATAGAGAGCATTAGCTTTAATAATAATTTATTACGCTATTATGGAGTAACGGGCAACGACGGCTTACGCAGCACTTTGTATTCATTATCAGCGATTATTATGACAATAATCATCGTTGGCTCTGTTTCATTAATCTATAATGCCTTTGCGATTTCAGTGTCGGAGCGCTCCCGTCATTTAGGGATGCTATCGAGTGTAGGCGCTACGAATAGGCAGAAAAAAAACTCGGTGTTTTTTGAAGGAATGATCATTGGGTTGATCAGTATTCCACTCGGCATCGTATGCGGTCTAATCGGGATCGGCATCACTTTCTGGTTCATTAATGCTGCTATTCAAGGCGCGCTAGGCATCTCGGAAAAGCTGCTGCTGACGGTCACGCCCTATTCAATCGTCGTAGCCTGTGCGGTGTCGATGCTGACAATTTTTATTTCAACCTATCTCCCAGCGAGAAAAGCTTCTAAAATCTCAGCGATTGATGCGATCAGGCAAACTACCGATATTAAGCTTACGGGCAAAGCGGTGAAAACGTCAAAGCTCATTCGCAAGCTATTCGGAATTGAAGCGGAAATTGGCTTGAAGAACTTGAAGAGAAACAAGCGCAGATACCAAGCAACGGTATTTTCACTTGTCATTAGTATCGTGCTTTTTCTAGCTGTATCCTATTTCACCGACAGTTTAAAGAAATCTTTAGAGCTGTCGCAGGATGGTGTGAATTATGATATTCAAGTATCGATAGGCAGTGAGGCTAGTCAAGCAGAAGAACAGCTGATGAGCTCGATTGCATCCCTTAATGATGTTACGGAATTTAGTCTGATGAAAGAAATGGCTATGAGCTCATGGATAAACGAAGCGGCGATTGCGGATGAATTGCATGAAAGGGCAAAGCAAGAAATAGATTTGCTAAAGAACGGAAAACTTCTTTACTATATCGGTATCCATGCATTGGATGAGAAGAGCCTGCGAACCTATGCAGAAGCAGTAGGTACGGATTATAAGCAGCTAATGAATCCAGACAATCTGGCTGCCATCGTTATTGATACGATTCCTTATGAAGATATGGAAGCAGAAAAGTATGTAGAAACGAAAGCTATTCATGCAAAGGTTGGCCAAAGCCTCGACGTACACTATAACAATGAGGAAACAGGCGAAGAAACAGCCGCAAGCAAAGTGAAAATCGCCGCATTGACAGATCAATTTCCTATGGGGGTATATGCCGCTGGAATTGGTGGTTTGAATATCATTGTCTCGGAGGCTGTATTAGATCAATTGCTTAACGATGATGGTAGCTATAGAACGAACTATTTTCTGAAAAGCACGAATCCGTTAGCAACGCAGCAGGAAATTGAAGAAATGAAATTAAGCAATTTTTATATTAGCAACTTGTATCAATATCGAAAACAAGAAGAACAGATGATTATGTTAATGTCCGTATTTACGTATGGCTTTATTTTGTTAATTACGGCGATCTCCATTGCCAATATTTTTAATACGATTTCAACAAGTATTACTCTGCGAAAACGCGAATTTGCGATGCTCAAGTCTGTCGGGATGACGCCAAAAGGTTTTAATAAGATGATTAACTATGAGAGTGTGTTTTACGGCATCAAGTCGTTAATGTATGGACTGCCAATCAGCATCGTGGTTATGTATTTGATTCACAAATCATTGATGAACAGCTTTAGATATTCGTTCGTGCTTCCTTGGGAAAGCCTTATCTATGTTATCGTTGCTGTATTTATTATGGTTAGTTCAGCAATGCTGTATGCCAGCTCAAAAGTGAAAAAGGAAAATATTATAGATGCTTTAAAGCAGGAAAGTATATAA
- a CDS encoding ABC transporter ATP-binding protein — protein MEILKIEHLSKVYGKGEMAVKALDDISFSVKQGEFVAIIGPSGSGKSTLLHMLGGVDRPTSGKVIVDNTDIYNLNETQLAIFRRRQIGLIYQFYNLIPVLTVEENITLPLLLDEHKVNKQQFDTIVKTLNLQSRLNHLPNQLSGGQQQRVSIGRALISNPAIMLADEPTGNLDSKNSGEIIDLLKMFNKTYNQTLIMITHDERIALQADRIIAIEDGRIAKDEVVRP, from the coding sequence TTGGAGATTTTGAAGATAGAGCATCTGTCTAAAGTGTATGGTAAAGGTGAAATGGCGGTTAAGGCGCTTGATGATATTTCGTTCTCGGTAAAGCAGGGCGAGTTTGTAGCGATTATCGGTCCGTCAGGCTCGGGAAAATCAACATTGCTGCATATGCTGGGCGGTGTTGATCGACCGACAAGCGGCAAAGTCATCGTGGATAACACAGACATTTATAATTTAAATGAAACACAGCTGGCGATCTTTAGACGCAGACAAATTGGGCTCATCTATCAGTTTTATAATCTTATTCCGGTGCTGACGGTTGAAGAAAATATTACGCTGCCCTTGCTGCTGGATGAGCATAAGGTGAATAAGCAGCAATTCGATACGATCGTGAAAACGTTAAATCTTCAAAGCCGCTTAAATCATTTGCCTAATCAGCTCTCCGGCGGGCAGCAGCAAAGGGTATCGATCGGCAGAGCGCTAATTAGCAATCCCGCGATCATGCTGGCTGATGAGCCGACTGGGAATCTCGATAGCAAAAATAGCGGTGAAATTATTGATTTGCTTAAAATGTTTAATAAAACCTATAATCAGACGCTAATTATGATTACCCATGACGAGAGAATTGCGCTGCAAGCAGATCGAATTATTGCCATTGAAGATGGAAGGATTGCTAAGGACGAGGTGGTTCGTCCATGA
- a CDS encoding HAMP domain-containing sensor histidine kinase, which translates to MLRNREVQTLLLAMGAISLAAIVAAAYVSLLAAIIMFITSTLLIGCCLRFTSWRYREIAKLSDYLRQINSGDYSLDVRDNQEGELSILKNDIYKVTLMLSEHGSRLQQDKMQLTDAIADISHQLKTPITSMMVMADLLSDARLPAAKRTEFTRNIRIQLERIEWLVSSLLKLSKIDAGTAQFKKDRIPVSRLIQKALEPVLIPMDIKEQSISIKGEDETSFVGDLNWTTEAFINILKNSVEHTGEGGEITISYDENTLFTEILITDNGKGIAKEDLPYIFKRFYKGKNASEGSIGIGLAMAHSIIVSQNGHIEVKSEREQGTQFRIKFYKQII; encoded by the coding sequence ATGCTGCGCAACAGGGAGGTTCAAACTTTACTGCTGGCGATGGGTGCGATAAGCCTTGCGGCGATCGTTGCGGCTGCGTATGTATCGTTGTTAGCTGCGATTATCATGTTCATCACATCCACTCTATTAATCGGCTGCTGTCTAAGGTTTACAAGCTGGAGATATCGCGAAATAGCAAAGCTCTCGGACTATTTGCGTCAAATTAATAGCGGTGATTACTCGCTTGATGTCCGTGACAATCAGGAGGGCGAGCTTAGTATTCTAAAAAATGACATCTATAAAGTAACGCTGATGCTGTCAGAGCACGGCTCGCGCTTGCAGCAGGACAAAATGCAGCTTACAGACGCGATAGCTGACATCTCCCATCAGCTCAAAACCCCGATTACCTCCATGATGGTAATGGCAGACTTGTTAAGCGATGCGCGGCTGCCAGCCGCGAAAAGAACGGAATTTACTCGCAATATTCGTATTCAGCTCGAACGTATCGAATGGCTCGTATCTTCCTTGCTCAAGCTCTCGAAAATCGATGCAGGAACGGCCCAATTTAAAAAGGATCGAATACCAGTGAGCAGGCTTATACAAAAAGCATTGGAGCCTGTCCTGATTCCGATGGACATTAAAGAACAGTCCATTTCGATTAAAGGGGAAGACGAGACTTCTTTTGTAGGTGATTTAAATTGGACGACGGAGGCATTTATTAATATTTTGAAAAATAGTGTCGAGCATACGGGTGAGGGCGGAGAAATCACCATTTCTTATGATGAGAATACATTGTTTACCGAAATTCTCATTACTGATAACGGGAAAGGCATCGCCAAAGAAGATCTGCCTTATATTTTCAAACGGTTCTATAAAGGGAAAAACGCAAGTGAAGGCAGCATTGGCATAGGCCTTGCTATGGCTCACAGCATTATCGTCAGTCAAAACGGACATATTGAGGTTAAGAGCGAAAGAGAGCAAGGCACACAATTTCGGATTAAGTTTTACAAGCAGATCATTTAA